CCATCTGCAACCAATCCCACCTTGACTGCTGTATAATAAGGAATATGTTGTGGCTTTACAAGCCGTTTTGATAGTTTAAAAGCAATATTATTTCTAATCCAGTTTATCGTATCGACCAATTTGTTTTTCGATTCATCGCATTCATTAATCTTAAGATACTTATGTTTATTCTTATTGAATCCCACCCATAATCCGATTAATGTTTCTGCTAAATACCCCAATACCCTCTGCTGTCTTTTGTATGGAGACTTTACAATCCTGTTTTCACATAATTCAAGAATGCTGAATAAGAATTCGCAATAGTCATCAAACATCTTTTTGGTCATGATAAACATATTGCATTTGGGAAATTTATTATCCAAATAATAAAACTCAATAATTTGCTTTTTACAACCAGGGTAAAGTTCAAGCAATGAATCAAAGAGTATGGCCACATCTTCAAATGAAGTCCATTTAACCAACTCATCATATATGGTAATGGGCAATATATTTGGTTCGCCAATAATTATATCGTTCCTTGATATTTCTTTTATAAGTTTTTCTTCTGTCAAGTCGAAATAGCGGCGATAGTGGCATAGTCCAATGTAATCGACATCTTTAAGGTTTTTCCAAGCCCAGTAGAGGGCGGTGAGCTCGCAGTAGGAACCGTTTTTCTCCGAGATGTTGTCGCCAGTATTGTCGCATTGGAAACCCAGATCGAGCTCCGGATGGAGTGCCTTGCCTACCTGTATTGGCATATATATATCATCCTGACGGATATTCGGGTCAGCCTTGTGGCAAGCTACAAGTATCTTTATCCGTGGCTGTTTCGTTTCTTCCATGATTGGTTAAATAGTTTGCTATTCTGTCTATTATGTTCCTGTCTGTTAATGAGGAGAACTTTCGTGCAAATAGTGCTTCTGAGTTCACTAACTCATCAAAATCATGGCTATGCCATGTATATGGACACCCGCGAGACCAGTCGATTTTACGTGTCATTCCGGCAAAATCAAGCGTTGTATCAAAAATCGTTTCTTTGTATGGCGATGCCATAATAAATGTTTGCTTATATATTTCATCGGCACATGAAACATATCGGAACATCTTTAATATTAAATCTTCATTATCTACGAGATATTTGGCAAATGCCGAAGTTATTGAAACCCATTCACTTCCTTTATAGAGTTTCATGTCCCACTTGCGCTTGAAGCCTATTGTTTTTTGCAGATGTACCATTGTATTCCGATAGACGGTAAACAACCATCTGACGTATCGTAATGGATATCGATATTTACCTATGAAAAAATGATAATAATCTGTTTTTTCCGCCAAATCATTCTTATTGAACTCTCCTTGAGCAAATCCCACGAGGTTAATACCCTTTTTTAGAGAATTAAAAAATCCATGAATATAATCTTGATCCTTTAAAGGCAAATCACATCCAGACAGCAGGTGAAGATATTCATATTTCCCTTGTTTTAAAGCCATTCTGAACGCCAATAATTCGGCCTTGACTAAAGAAGCATCACCCCACTGAATATCAATAAGTTGAGAATCGGGGGGGGTGATTAATCTGCTCTTAATGGTCTTTATAACAGACAAATCCAATGAATCAGCTTTTTTATCAGATACAATAAAAATATCATTACGGTCATCATCAATCAGATTGACAAGTGTCTGAAGACAATATGAGTCGTTGTGTGCAATTATGCAGTATGCGTGACGTGACATTACTTTTATTCACTAGTGTCTCTTAAAAAGTGTTAATCAAATTCGAGGTCAAGAGTTGGATGGCAATTTGCTATTTGTGCTGGCACCGGTTCTGGAGTCAACAAGTCCTTGATATGCTCCTTGACAAGCAGGGAGCTGCCGAGGATTCTCATGACTTCGTAGATGTTTCTTTCAAGTTTCATTTTATGTTCGATTATTGCGACAACGCAGTAAGTGCATATAGCCGCATAAATTTGTATTCTGACGGATGTCTCGGAATTACCCCAGAATGTGGTGACTCTAAGGTGCTGTTTGATCCATTTGAAGAAAAGCTCCACCTGCCATCGGTTCTTGTAAAGGAACACAATCTGTTCGGCAGACAGGAAGAAATTATTTGTGTAAAAAACAAAACTTCTCTTCAGGTCAGGGATATACGCTACAATACGTCTAATCCGGGAAGGGTAATTGGATGCATTGCGTCTACCGGTAAACCTTACGGTATAATCTTGAAGAATGTTTCCATTCTCGGGCATGTCCAGACCATCCTCGACAATGAACTTCGGCTTAGCCTTCTCTCTTATGACAAAGAAGGCTCCAAGTTCCTCAATCTTATGAAGCCTATCCAAGTCCCAGTATCCACGGTCGAAGATATAACCGGCCAACGGTTCATAATCAATGATATCCATCGCATTTACATCATGAACCGAGGCATTGGTGATGTTTATCATAACTGGAATCTGCGTCACTATATCAAGTTGGGTATGCAGTTTAATGCCGGACTTGGTGCTTCTGAACTTTGCCCAGTCATAAACACTCATGCAAAGGTCAATCGTGGAGGAATCGAACGCATAGAACTTGCCGCCGATACAAAATTCCCGGTCTATACGGGCTTCCTGAGCCAGCACAATCATATGGTTGGCGAACTCCTCGAACACATGCCAATCACGATTGGTATTGCATCTGGAGAGAATATTACGGTCTACCGCTTCTTTGCCAAATCCGAGATGAAAGGATTTCTTGCGATGTGCTGTAGTGATATCCGAGAGTTCACGGAGACTTCGACATCCGAGCAGTTGACCGAATATAAGGACAAGCAACTGTCCCCAATAAGACAACTGCCATCCGAGGGTTCTGTCCTCAACCTTATTTTTGGTACGATGCTCCATGATTCTTTCAAATTTGCGTTTTGGCAAAAAGTCAACAATCTGGCTGAAAATGTATCGTCCTGCATTCATGAAAAATTGGGGAACCGAGTTTTAAGGCTCCAACCCCAATGTAATCATTTGAAAAGTGCGACAAGGTTTGCAGGCCTGAAAATCGCGTAACCAACATGAATACAGAGTTTAACAATTTCGCATTAACAGATTTTAAAAGACGCCAGTGACTTTTATTTAAACAGATTCAGGACCTGGCGGACAATCGGAGCCATGTCGTAGTATTTGTACTCGGCGAGACGACCACCGAATATTATGTCGATTTCTTTTTCAGCCAATTGGCGGTATTTTTTGTAGATCTCTTGATTTTTGGCGTCATTAACGGGATAGAATGGCTCCATACCGTCGCACCATTCGGTAGAATATTCTTTGGATACGACTGTCCAGGGATTGTCATATACGGCGGCTCCGAATAACTCGAAATGCTTATGCTCGATTATTCGGGTATATGGCACTTCTGATGAAGTATAGTTCACTACGGCATTGCCTTGGAAGTTGGGGGTATAGAATCTGATTGTCTCAAAGCACACAGTGCGGTATTCGAGTTTTCCGAAGCGATAGCCGTAAAATTCATCAATCTTACCGGTGAACACGATCTTGTCGGCAACTGATTCCCAATACTCACGGTCGGTAAAAAAATCGGCATCGAGCTTTATATCTATACCGTCGAGAAAACCGTCAATCAGCTTGTTGTAGCCTCCTATGGGGATGCCTTGGTATGAGTCGTTGAAATAATTGTTGTCGAAAGTCATACGCACCGGCAGACGGCGGATTATGAACGCAGGCAGCTCATTGCATGGACGTCCCCACTGCTTCTCTGTATAGCCCTTTATAAGCTGCTCGTAGATATCTTTACCGATAAGAGTAAGAGCCTGTTCTTCAAGATTACGCGGCTCTATGACACCTTCGGCTTTCATTGCAGCTATCGCTTCACAACGCTGCTCGTCAAGCCGAGTCTGAGCCTCAGCAGGGGTCTTGACTCCCCACATCTGATAGAACGTGTTCATGTTGAACGGCAGATTATATAGCCTACCGTCGGGAGCCTGCGCGACAGGAGAGTTAGTGTAGCGGTTAAACGGCACGATGGTGTTGACAAAATCCCATACCTCACGATCGGAAGTATGGAAAATGTGCGCCCCATACTTATGCACGTTAATCCCCTCAATCTCCTCGCAGTAGATATTGCCACCCGCATGCGACCGTCTATCGATGACAAGACACCGTTTCCCCTGCTTTTTTGCAAGATACGCAAACGTGGCACCGAACAACCCGGCCCCTACTACCAGATAATCATATTTATTTGTCATATTCTAAATATTTTATTGACATAAGGGATTTTCATAACCATATGGCTGAGATCAAGAGTGATATAATCTTAAACAAAAGTCCATCGTTAGTTTCGAGATCATTGAGACCATAAACACGGATCAAGCATAGATTTGCATTATGATTGACCCGAATTCGTGTTCATTCAGATTACTGTATCTCGATGTCTTTCCGAAATACACCATTGGCTTGTTATTGTACGGCGGTATTATCTATAAACATCATTTCCCAATAAGATTTAGTAACTGAATCTTTAATTCCTGAAATGACCTGTCATGAAAAAGAATCGACATTGCAATGTAAGAAACTATCCCGATAATCGTACCTGCTATAAGTTGCAGATATGGGCTCTCAGTAATAAAATATACTGAGCTGACCAATACTGACATAGCCAGGCTGTAACCTATAATCGGTAAAATCTGTCGAAACTGGCTGCGAAATCCAAAATTAAAAAACTTGTCCGTATAGTGGCAATTAAATGCGAAAGCTATAAAATCATATACTGCCAATGCCACACACACAGCATATACATTACAAAATGCGGCTCCAAGCAAAAGAACAAATGCTATCGGCTTTTTTATAAACTCCAGTTTTAGCACCAAATCTGAACGCCCCTTAACATAGAGCAGATTCAGATTGATATTGGTCAATGGAGCCCATAATTGACCCAGACTCAATATCTGGAGCAAAGGCACACATGGTAACCACTTAGTACCAATGAAACATTCAATTAGGGGATGAGCAAGCACGATAAGCAGAAATAATACCGGATAAAGCAAAAAGACTGGAGGTCTCAACAGCTGGGTGTAAGCATTAACCAGATTTTGATCATTATCCTGTAATCGTGAAAGAATCGGATATGCCACTTTTATGATAATAGCGGTAGCTGAATCAGACGGAAGACGAGCAAACTGGTTAGCACGAGTGAAATATCCGAGTTCCGCAGTCTGAAAAGCCTTACCAATTATTATGGTTGATAGGTTTTGATAGATCGTGTTGATTAAAGAACTACAAAGCAGCTTCGACCCGAATGAAAACAATGAACGGAATGAAGTTTTAGAGAAAACAGCCAATGGCATCCAATTTCCGCATATCCATAGAATCATAGTCCTGATACTTGCACTTAATAGACCTTGGCTTACAAGTGCCCATACACCAAAACCATTGTATGCCAATACTATTCCAATGGTTCCTGATATTAAAATTGAGATTATCGATGCTTTAGCTTGAAGTTTGAAATCTAGGTCTATCGACAGTCTTGCGGTCTGAACAATGCTTAATGCGTTGACAATCAATGTGAGCGAGTAAACACGCGTAATCTCTGTGAGTATGGGTTGATTGTAAAAATCAGCAATAATAGGAGCAAAAAAAAACAATATTCCATACAGTATCAATGCTACCGCCAAATTGAAATAGAATACGGTGGAGTAGTCTATTTCATCACGATCCTTTTTCTGAATCAATGCGTTTGCAAAGCCACAGTCTAGAAATGTCTGGGAGATTGCCATAAAAATAGCCAACATCCCAATAAGTCCATAATCATCAGGCAAAAGTAACCGCGCAAGAACTATGCCTATAATGAACTGGACAATCTGTGATCCGAAACGTTCAACGGCAGTCCAAACCATGCCACTCGCCGCCTGATGTTTAATCGATATTTGTCCCAAACGAAAAGAAGTGTTTAAGCTTTGATTTAAGCGAAGCCTTACGACGCAGTTCTTTTAGCACATCAGTATAGGGGATATCAAGATTAAAAAATACTTCCCCATGCATTGTAGGAGCTTTAACTGGTTTCATGTAATCTCCATATTGTGTCATTAAAATCTCATTATATCCGGAGGGAACTGGCACTTCTATATCCTCAAAGGGGAGCATCAAGGTTTCTTTGTACCAACTCAATTCTCTTGTAATCTTTTTGTGGTGCAAAGATGAGAATAAAACATCAGCCATTTGAGTGGATTTTATAGGAGAATCTACAATTAGAGAACACATTGAAACATAACTATTTAACACCCCAATTTTTCTGACTGATAAATAATCTTTTAAATATTTAATCGGATGCCTACTAAGCAACGAACCGTAAAGCGCATTATACATTCTTGACCGTTTAGTTTCCAATGCTGTATATATTCTCTCTCGCAGCCCATTGGAGTTATCCGGCAAAACATCCGCCACAAAAATATCAATAAATATACCTTGATTGAAATTCTGCCAAATGTCACAAGGAAGGATCGCCGCCGTATCAGACTTTCTTAATTGGGCATGACCTCGAATATAATTCTTCTCGGTCTCTGCTGCTTGAAAGAAATATGGATATTTAAACTCTATAGGTGCGACTTCTACCAATCTTGTATAGTCATCACGTAACATAATCATATCTATGTCATCATCCCATGGTATGAATCCTTTGTGACGTATAGCACCAATTAAAGTTCCTCCTTCAGCCCAAATCTTCAAATTATACTTTTTGCATACTTTTAGAAGCACACCAAGCATATCAAGTTGTATTTGCCACACACGTTTTGACAAGGTTGAAACTGTATAACCATTCCTGATTTCTTCAGATAAATTAATCATAAACTTACATTATTTATCAATAGAGGTCATATCACTTATACATTCCTTTATATTTAAGATAATATCCCCGCATGGTTTCCATCCTAAAGATCTTAATTTTGTAGAATCTAATATTCCTTGCGATATTATTGGCGGATTCAAATCTTTTGGAATGTTAAATTTCACCTTTACTCCCGCTCCTATTGCAACAGCCTCAGCAAAATCTCTGATTGTCATAGCAATATCCGAAATATTATACGCATTTGACGAAGCACCATTTAACAAAATATATAGCAATCCAGATACACAATCTATAATATAGCACCAAGATCGTTTCAGAAGACCAGGACTATTGAGCTCAATATCCTCTCCATGAGCGGCCTTTCTTAAAAATTGCGCATAGGCTCTATCATCAGTATCAAGAAAGTTCGGTCCGAATATGTGACATGGACGTGCTATTACTACATCAAGATTATACTCATCAACATAACTAATACACAAGTTTTCAGATAATCTCTTAGATAAAGGATAACATCCCCTTGGATTGAGAATATCTATATATCCATCTGCTTCTTCGTTACAATTTTCACCACCAGTCTCTCCATAAACTTCCCCTGAAGAAACAAAAAGGAATCTTTTTAATCCATGCGTTTTGCTATAGTCAAGTAGATTCTGAACGCCTAGAACATTTGTTAGGATTGTCTCTACCGGTTTTTGATTAAAGTTCGCTGGATTAGCATTACTTGCACAATCCACTATGTAATCAAAATTCTCTGCACATGATAATGGGTTGACAATATCATGTTCTATAATATGGAAATTTTCATTCCCAATGTACTCTCCAAAAATCGTCTTTAATCGATCAAAGGATCTACCCATCACATATATTTCGCATTTCAAATTTGGATTTGTCAATAATGTATGAGCAAACGCACTACCTATCAATCCGGATGCGCCGACAATCAGTATTTTTGATCTATCAAGTTTCTCCCAATTTAAAGGAAGTAAACTCAATTCTTTAATTCGAGTAATTGTCCTCATTTTAACCAATTTTCCTTTGAGATGTGCATCAAGGCTTTTAGGATTTCCAAATCTTCAATTGTTGTAACTTTAATATTCTTCTCAGACCCTGGCACAATATGCATCTCTGATAATCCTAATTCAGCAATCAAGGTGCATGAAGCCACAGAATTTGTAATATTATTTTCTGCTGCGAGCTTATGAGCAGCCAAAATGTTTTTAAGCCTAAATGTTTGAGGTGTTTGTGTTCTAATTAATTTATCTCTCGGAATTGAAACCTTAGAACTGAAACCATCTTCACTTTCTAAAATAGCTTCTTTACATTTGATTCCGGTTATAGCATAACCATATCGTTTACATATGGCTATGTTCGAAGAGATTATGTCTTGCGATATAAGGGGTCTTACAGCATCATGAATCAATACAAGATCGTCATCCTCACACCCTGCGTCTTTAAGCCCCACAAGTCCATTATAAATGGATCTTTGACCATTTTCGCCACCCTCAAACATCCATCGAAGCTTATCTATTGAGAACTGGTTTGCATATGATTGTAAAACTGTTTCCCACCCTTGCAGACATACAACACCTATCGCATCTATGTTTGGGTGTAATTGAAACGCTTTAAGGGTATGGATTATGATAGGACAGTTATCTACATGCATAAACTGCTTTGGTATATCCTGCCCCATTCGGTTTCCTGAACCTCCAGCGATTATAAGTGCATAATTACTCATTATTTTATTCGATGCGTTGTAGTTAAATTATATTAAGCTAAATGGAATACACTGTGGTAATATTTCGTAACATCGAGGGTGCTAACATTAGATTATGGACGGAAGATATTTGGACGCATGGAAACGCAGTGCATGCAAGGCTCTCTGCATTCCAGTATCAGTAACAACAGCCTCCTTGTCTGTGATGTAATCAAGATGACTTACCACAAGTTTGCGTTTGAACAGGTTCTGGTCCTTCTCGTACGCCCAAAGGTCAGAGCAAAGCAACGCAGTCACCTGATGTACGATATCATAATCGCTTTGTGCTTCCGCGCTCATTCCGGTGATAAAGTTATTGTACCAACGATCAACACATTTGGATACCCATTCAAGGGGACGTCCAAAATATGTCCTGTTCCTTTTCCCGATTTCTTCCAATAATGAATGGAACAGCACGTATATGTCAATACTTTTGTCTCCTTGTATATAGGCTTCAAATGCATCAAGCCTGTAACTGTCTATATAAGCCGTATCCGCGGGAGTGCTGTAGGCTATACGGTGTATAATGTCGAATATGTATATGATAATCAGCGAGTCTCCTCTGGTCATCGAGACGATGGCAGCCTCTACAAGATTCACCCAATCCTTGGCAATGATCCTGATTTCTCTCTGCTCCTTGTCTAAAGGACCGTTGGTCACGAACAGACCGGCTCCATTGGCGGCATGTATTATACGATTAGCAAAGTCCCATATCTCGTCAACATTGCTGAAGTCAACAAACTGTATATCAAGTTCTCGATCCTTACCTTTCATAGTGTTAATGTAATATAAGAATATGACGACACCTGATGTATCTTATTATCGGTATTTTCCGGAGCATACGTCTATCTGTCGAACGTAGAGGCAATAATAGAATAACTGAAGCTTGACTGATCTGTAGTGATGTTTGAACTGAGCAGTTCAGGACACTTCTGTGCCAAATCCTTTACAACAATTTTTGTCTGTTTATATAATCAAATGACCTGACAAGGTTTTGATGCAAGCTGACAACCTTATTCAGCAAGTCTCACTACCGGATAAACTCCCATCGACTTTTATGCATCAATATGACTCAGCAACTGCTCTATAGATATATATGATCAACCCTATATTCGTTCTAGTTGGCACGCATGAACATCTATACGGAACTCATACCCATTGTCGGTATCAAGCTTCACACGGAATATCGCAGATCCGCACTCAGTTTTGATGATATCCTCCACCGTGGCGACGCGGTTGCCAAAACCCGCCTTAATCAGTATGACCGTTTCCCCCAGTTTGGGGGTCAATGAACCAAGAGGATGGATTTCGATGTCGGGAGTGAACAAGCCTATCGCCCTCTGAAAACGTTCCATATCGTGTTGGGGAACTACTGCATAGGGCGAACCGGGGATACCAAGGACACGGTAACACCATGCCTTGTCACCTATGGCATTGAACATAGGCATGATTTTTTCGGGATAGCTCCTAAAGAACACTGTCCGATCTATGAATGGACGTTCTTTCTTTCTCTTTCTATTGCCGCTCCGCTTTAAAATTGTCTCGCAGGGATAGTACAGCAATGGGCAAGGACGGATTTTATCGTATATTTCCTTACGCAGTTCGTCATATCTAACACCTTTGCGCATCTGCATGACGTACCACCTCGGCATCCCGCTGGTCAGCATTGTATTTACAACGGACATACATGCATTTTTGCCATCATTCGGAACTGATGCCGGGGTACAGAATTCCGGAATCGAGTATGGGGCGGAATCTCCGACATACCCCAATGCTTCCGAAGCCGACAGACCGCTCCTGACGACACATGCTACCCACATTGATCGCACAAGTTCGTCGGGCTCGAACTCCAGTTCATCAATGTGGGACTTGAAAACGGAACGCACGCCGGAGGAGATTGCAACTTTCAGCTGACGAGATGTGAGTTCCGACTGATGTATGTTAAAAACATAGTCCCTCCTTTTGCCAATGTTGCGCATCAGAATGGAGAGGCTCACTCCGTCATAATCCTGCATATTCTCTTTTTTTAGACGGCTCACACTATCAAGAGAAATCGCCCCATTAAGCATAGAGAACAGGACCATGTCCATAAATACATTGTACCTATTGTCTTCTCGTTCCTTCAATGAATCACGTAGAAAGGAAAGGATACCGTCAAAGACGGAGACACCCAAAAGCGCGGGGACACTTCTAAGTTCGGAGAGCGATTTGGAAATCGACCTTGCGGCATTATTCTGTTTGATCATCCCCGCTTTAGCAGCGTCCTTGACCATACCGTTAAGGCTGTTCAAATGCCTTGTGACTGTACTCACGGCAAGTCCCTGGCACAACAGATCTATAGCCCAGTCAGCCATCATCATTTCCGACAGATCAGCAACATGGATACGATGACCAGCAAGGAATATTTCTAGTTCGGATATTGTCTTACGGTATCTCATACCGCTTTCTGAACTGACGCCGGAAAGTCTTGATCGGAAAAATTCGAGAAACTGCTTGTTTGAATATCTCTTGTTATCAGACATTTAGACAATAGTATATTTTTACCGTTTCCGACTTTCTTTACAATTCTTCTCTTCCCTCCATCTTGGAGTCTCCTGACCCACTGACAGAGGTGACGATGGCTCTTCTCGATAAAATATCTTCATAATATAAGATCTGACACCATAGTTACGGTGTCACAATCTCTTGGCAAGAGATTTGGATGGATGGAGATGCTTCAGATAATCAATAAGTTACATGTATTAGATTTAATAAAATTCTTAACAATCCCATATCTTTATCACTTTTACACTGGAATATACCTCATTAAATTAACCGGAGTAAATTTGCTCAGTTCAAACTTATTAGTTACTTTTGTCACTGAAATTAAGTATCTCTTGCCAAGAGATTTGAAGATATTTGAAGGGAAATATCCATATTAAAAATAAAGCAGAGATGTCTCAAGCAATATGGATGACTTTATTTTTATCATTCACATGTCAGGTTGGCCTGAACAATATTTCCTGATACGTTGTTCTTGATTATGAATTAACTAATTTAGAAATTAAAAAAGTCTGATATGAAAAAGTACATCTGTAATGTTTGCGAATATGTATATGACCCTGCAAACGGAGACCCTGAAAGCGGCATTCCTGCCGGAACTGCCTTTGAAGATATACCCGATGATTGGACATGCCCATTGTGTGGCGTCGGCAAAGATGATTTCAGCCCTGTTGACGAGTAATCATTTCTCCTCTCTCCTACATTGTTCTCGCAAGACATAAAAAGATGGTCCGTACAATTTTTCAATGTACGGACCATCTTTTTTTAATATATTTCGTTATTATCTGAGTCGGTTGTAGGAGTTAAGCAGCTTTATATCATGATTTATCCCTTTCACACCGAGGATTTCAAGCAATGCCGCTATTGGCAGGAGTATATCCCATACACTGAAATTGGCTTCAATTCCTTCGGCACGCGCCTCCTTGAATAGTGCGAAGCATACTG
The nucleotide sequence above comes from Duncaniella freteri. Encoded proteins:
- a CDS encoding NAD-dependent epimerase/dehydratase family protein gives rise to the protein MRTITRIKELSLLPLNWEKLDRSKILIVGASGLIGSAFAHTLLTNPNLKCEIYVMGRSFDRLKTIFGEYIGNENFHIIEHDIVNPLSCAENFDYIVDCASNANPANFNQKPVETILTNVLGVQNLLDYSKTHGLKRFLFVSSGEVYGETGGENCNEEADGYIDILNPRGCYPLSKRLSENLCISYVDEYNLDVVIARPCHIFGPNFLDTDDRAYAQFLRKAAHGEDIELNSPGLLKRSWCYIIDCVSGLLYILLNGASSNAYNISDIAMTIRDFAEAVAIGAGVKVKFNIPKDLNPPIISQGILDSTKLRSLGWKPCGDIILNIKECISDMTSIDK
- a CDS encoding DUF4422 domain-containing protein yields the protein MEETKQPRIKILVACHKADPNIRQDDIYMPIQVGKALHPELDLGFQCDNTGDNISEKNGSYCELTALYWAWKNLKDVDYIGLCHYRRYFDLTEEKLIKEISRNDIIIGEPNILPITIYDELVKWTSFEDVAILFDSLLELYPGCKKQIIEFYYLDNKFPKCNMFIMTKKMFDDYCEFLFSILELCENRIVKSPYKRQQRVLGYLAETLIGLWVGFNKNKHKYLKINECDESKNKLVDTINWIRNNIAFKLSKRLVKPQHIPYYTAVKVGLVADGIELLNLEE
- a CDS encoding IS4 family transposase, which codes for MNAGRYIFSQIVDFLPKRKFERIMEHRTKNKVEDRTLGWQLSYWGQLLVLIFGQLLGCRSLRELSDITTAHRKKSFHLGFGKEAVDRNILSRCNTNRDWHVFEEFANHMIVLAQEARIDREFCIGGKFYAFDSSTIDLCMSVYDWAKFRSTKSGIKLHTQLDIVTQIPVMINITNASVHDVNAMDIIDYEPLAGYIFDRGYWDLDRLHKIEELGAFFVIREKAKPKFIVEDGLDMPENGNILQDYTVRFTGRRNASNYPSRIRRIVAYIPDLKRSFVFYTNNFFLSAEQIVFLYKNRWQVELFFKWIKQHLRVTTFWGNSETSVRIQIYAAICTYCVVAIIEHKMKLERNIYEVMRILGSSLLVKEHIKDLLTPEPVPAQIANCHPTLDLEFD
- a CDS encoding beta-1,6-N-acetylglucosaminyltransferase — protein: MSRHAYCIIAHNDSYCLQTLVNLIDDDRNDIFIVSDKKADSLDLSVIKTIKSRLITPPDSQLIDIQWGDASLVKAELLAFRMALKQGKYEYLHLLSGCDLPLKDQDYIHGFFNSLKKGINLVGFAQGEFNKNDLAEKTDYYHFFIGKYRYPLRYVRWLFTVYRNTMVHLQKTIGFKRKWDMKLYKGSEWVSITSAFAKYLVDNEDLILKMFRYVSCADEIYKQTFIMASPYKETIFDTTLDFAGMTRKIDWSRGCPYTWHSHDFDELVNSEALFARKFSSLTDRNIIDRIANYLTNHGRNETATDKDTCSLPQG
- the glf gene encoding UDP-galactopyranose mutase; the protein is MTNKYDYLVVGAGLFGATFAYLAKKQGKRCLVIDRRSHAGGNIYCEEIEGINVHKYGAHIFHTSDREVWDFVNTIVPFNRYTNSPVAQAPDGRLYNLPFNMNTFYQMWGVKTPAEAQTRLDEQRCEAIAAMKAEGVIEPRNLEEQALTLIGKDIYEQLIKGYTEKQWGRPCNELPAFIIRRLPVRMTFDNNYFNDSYQGIPIGGYNKLIDGFLDGIDIKLDADFFTDREYWESVADKIVFTGKIDEFYGYRFGKLEYRTVCFETIRFYTPNFQGNAVVNYTSSEVPYTRIIEHKHFELFGAAVYDNPWTVVSKEYSTEWCDGMEPFYPVNDAKNQEIYKKYRQLAEKEIDIIFGGRLAEYKYYDMAPIVRQVLNLFK
- the rd gene encoding rubredoxin, with the translated sequence MKKYICNVCEYVYDPANGDPESGIPAGTAFEDIPDDWTCPLCGVGKDDFSPVDE
- a CDS encoding 2-C-methyl-D-erythritol 4-phosphate cytidylyltransferase; translation: MSNYALIIAGGSGNRMGQDIPKQFMHVDNCPIIIHTLKAFQLHPNIDAIGVVCLQGWETVLQSYANQFSIDKLRWMFEGGENGQRSIYNGLVGLKDAGCEDDDLVLIHDAVRPLISQDIISSNIAICKRYGYAITGIKCKEAILESEDGFSSKVSIPRDKLIRTQTPQTFRLKNILAAHKLAAENNITNSVASCTLIAELGLSEMHIVPGSEKNIKVTTIEDLEILKALMHISKENWLK
- a CDS encoding lipopolysaccharide biosynthesis protein — encoded protein: MGQISIKHQAASGMVWTAVERFGSQIVQFIIGIVLARLLLPDDYGLIGMLAIFMAISQTFLDCGFANALIQKKDRDEIDYSTVFYFNLAVALILYGILFFFAPIIADFYNQPILTEITRVYSLTLIVNALSIVQTARLSIDLDFKLQAKASIISILISGTIGIVLAYNGFGVWALVSQGLLSASIRTMILWICGNWMPLAVFSKTSFRSLFSFGSKLLCSSLINTIYQNLSTIIIGKAFQTAELGYFTRANQFARLPSDSATAIIIKVAYPILSRLQDNDQNLVNAYTQLLRPPVFLLYPVLFLLIVLAHPLIECFIGTKWLPCVPLLQILSLGQLWAPLTNINLNLLYVKGRSDLVLKLEFIKKPIAFVLLLGAAFCNVYAVCVALAVYDFIAFAFNCHYTDKFFNFGFRSQFRQILPIIGYSLAMSVLVSSVYFITESPYLQLIAGTIIGIVSYIAMSILFHDRSFQELKIQLLNLIGK
- a CDS encoding phage integrase SAM-like domain-containing protein encodes the protein MSDNKRYSNKQFLEFFRSRLSGVSSESGMRYRKTISELEIFLAGHRIHVADLSEMMMADWAIDLLCQGLAVSTVTRHLNSLNGMVKDAAKAGMIKQNNAARSISKSLSELRSVPALLGVSVFDGILSFLRDSLKEREDNRYNVFMDMVLFSMLNGAISLDSVSRLKKENMQDYDGVSLSILMRNIGKRRDYVFNIHQSELTSRQLKVAISSGVRSVFKSHIDELEFEPDELVRSMWVACVVRSGLSASEALGYVGDSAPYSIPEFCTPASVPNDGKNACMSVVNTMLTSGMPRWYVMQMRKGVRYDELRKEIYDKIRPCPLLYYPCETILKRSGNRKRKKERPFIDRTVFFRSYPEKIMPMFNAIGDKAWCYRVLGIPGSPYAVVPQHDMERFQRAIGLFTPDIEIHPLGSLTPKLGETVILIKAGFGNRVATVEDIIKTECGSAIFRVKLDTDNGYEFRIDVHACQLERI
- a CDS encoding phosphorylcholine transferase LicD is translated as MINLSEEIRNGYTVSTLSKRVWQIQLDMLGVLLKVCKKYNLKIWAEGGTLIGAIRHKGFIPWDDDIDMIMLRDDYTRLVEVAPIEFKYPYFFQAAETEKNYIRGHAQLRKSDTAAILPCDIWQNFNQGIFIDIFVADVLPDNSNGLRERIYTALETKRSRMYNALYGSLLSRHPIKYLKDYLSVRKIGVLNSYVSMCSLIVDSPIKSTQMADVLFSSLHHKKITRELSWYKETLMLPFEDIEVPVPSGYNEILMTQYGDYMKPVKAPTMHGEVFFNLDIPYTDVLKELRRKASLKSKLKHFFSFGTNID